The DNA window CCAACATGCAGTCTCTTTCCCCATGTTCTTAAAcagttttttcttctctggttGGATTTCAATCATTGGCTGGTTTTCCAAATTACTGTTTTAcccctcttcctcttttcttaactattttattttattataaaaatatgagtttagtttgtttttcaaaaacaaaaaataaaataaaataagggtTGGATTCtatgaaatttgatgtttttgtCTCTatataaaacttaatttttttatttttaaatttttaaatttttactcGTCCATAAGCTgacaattaatttatataaccccttatttttaaatttttttcgaCAGATTGCTTATCAGACATGTCGTAACCGGTTGAATTAAGTGGATATTATACCGACAAAAGTTGGcactaaaatcaaatttataccTTAAATAATTTAACCCCATAAAAGGCATTTAAATTggaaaaattttgtttttgtcattTCCCCACTtccaaacatttaaaaaaaaaaaaaaaaggaaaaataaataaagtggcTTTTTGGTCATTTTGGAACTTCTCATTTATCTATATTTgcttagagagagagaagaaaaatcctTTATAGTTTTGCAGTACCAGCACtctgtctgtctgtctgtctCTCTGTCCTTCTTTCTCATCAGACACACCATTGTCACCAACCTTCTGTAGCGTTCATGGTGAATTCTCTCAAGCACTAAGGCCATTTTGGTGCTTCCTTCTAATCTAAAGCGTTTTCGatctgcttttcttctcttgctCTGTTTCAGTTTCCCAAGCCTTCAACTTCAATTCAGTCTCTGCCGTCATACTATTAAGAGAATTCTCTGATCCTTCATCGGAATTTGATCTCTGTTCTTTGCTTCTTCTGTTTAAATTCAAGAAATTTCAAACCCCCCCATACCCAATTTGTATTGGGACGGGTGCATATCGATTTTGTAAGTTTTTGTGCTCCTTCTCTTGTCAATTGGATTTTGGGTTCTTGTTGTTTCTGAGAATTCTGTTGATTTTATGCTTCTGTTGGTGTTAATTTGATGCATGGCTTGATgggttttgtgtttttgtttcttgatttgggtttttgttCCTGTTGTCATCTCTACTTGCGTCTTCAATGCCCTTTACCTGTTTGATGAAAGTCCGCACcgaataattgtttttttaatcctcTGTTTGGTTGTTAGTAAAGATGTCGGAATCATAGAAAGAAGTGTATCCTAGCGTAAATATTAGCACATGGAGGgtaattgttttctttaaaaggTTTTGAGGCTTTGAATCATGGACATGGTAATGTAGAGCTTTTTGGGCTGCCACTTTTGGAATTTACTGTCGTCACCATAGAGGTTGATATGATGGGAACGCTTTTTCATTTTAGAAGTATATGTTTATGGGGTAATTAGTCTCAAGGCTTTGTACATATCAAAGGGTCGTTCACTCTTCTCGTGTTCGTCGATCCGTGTTCGACGAATGGCATGACATGTTTAGAGATCTGTGATCTTTCATGTATGCTGCAATCCTCATTCATGCTCAACCTATAGCTTGTTTTGGCCTATAGGCAGCAGGGAATATAGTTATTTACTGGTTTTTCGTTTTCGACCATTTTCGACGTTTAAGCCGAATTCTATCAGAGTTCAACCTGATTTTCCTTCATCTTCAGTTGGTGCTTGTTACATTTGCTGAACTGATGTTGCTAATGCTGACAATCTTTTCACTTGTCAGGTGATGGAATCTGAAAATGGAGTTAATATGGAGGACGAGAGTCATGCAGTTGAGTCGCCACACGTGGATAATTCAGCTGTGGATTTGACTAAGGAGAGTGAGAATGTTGACTGTGGCCAAAAAGCTCGAACTCCGAACGAGATTTCTGAACCAGTGGCAGAAACTGACAACCTTAATTCTTCCAAAACTAAGATACAAGTCTCTATGACCGTTCCCAAGAGTAAAAATGTAAAGACTTCAAAGGTACATTCATACATGAACGGATTAAGACTATGGATCTATTATTTTTCCTAATGAAATTGTTCACTCCAGGAACTTGGAACAGCAGTAGGTTCTTCAAAGAACAACAAACTGTCCAAGGAGAAACCAACCTTAACAAGCTTTTCTCAGTCTCCTCGACCGAGCAGGCGAGTCCTTTCTCAGAGCCTTTCGTTTCCGACGAGAAGGGCTAGTACTGATGTCATGGACAAGAGCATTGACAAATATCCAGTTAAAACTGTCACCAAACGCATAGGGGAGAAAGTAATTAACTCAAGGACCCAAATTTCTGAGGATGCTCTGATGAAGAATTCAAGCAAGAATGCATTAAACAGAGTGATGACTAAGGGAGTGAACAAAAACACCGGAGAACAGAATCCAAAACcagaaaaaacaacattcCTCCCTAAAGAGGACGACGATGTTCACTCCACTTCCTCGTATGGTTCTCGTCGCTTGAGGCTGCTATTAATTGTTTGTTTCTGTTTGCTATAGTGTGTTTTATCAGCTGAAGCTAATTTTGTATTGTCATCAGAGGTGCCACTCCACGGGGAAGTAGAAACAGTTGTCCTGGTTTTGCTTTCCGGTTGGATGAACGTGCcgaaaagaggaagaaggttTGAATGGACGTATATGTTTTATTCATTGCTCGTTTGTAGATTGTTTTAGATGCAGAAAACATTACattttctgttcttcaatGGCAGTTCTTTTTGAAGCTAGAAGAGAAAATTCAGGCAAAGGAAGTTGAGAAAACTAATCTGCAGGCCAAATCTAAGGTATTGAAGATTGCACACTTTGATCCATAATGGCACTTCTTCCGTTCAGTGTACCCTTATTGTTCAAGTCCTTGCCATCATCTCTGCTCATGGGtcgtgtgagatcccacatcggatggggaggagaacgaagcatcctttataagggtgtggaaacctctccctagtagacgacttttaagaaccttgaggagaaacctgaaaggaaaaacccaaagaggacaatatctgctagcggtggccttgggctgttacaaatggtatcaaagtcaaacaccgggcaatgtgctagcaaggaggctgagtcccaaaggggttggtgggtcccacatcgattggagaagggaacaagtgccagcgaggacgctgggccccgaatgAGGgtgaactgtgagatcccacgtcagttggggaggagaatgaagcattcttcttaagggtgtagaaacatcttcctagtatacgcgttttaaaaaccttgagggaaaacctaaaaggaaaagcacaaagaggacaatatttgctagcagtgggcttgggccgttacaggcCGTCTCCCGGCCTCCGGTTTTTCCTGTTGTACTTGTTTTACCAAACTCATTTTCTGCCTTCTATATCTTGCAGGAAAGTCAGCAAGCAGAGATTAAGCAGCTGAGAAAGAGTATGACATTTAAAGCAACACCAATGCCAAGTTTCTACAAGGAACCTCTTCCAAAGGCTGAACTAAAGAAGGTTATTGAATTACTTGATACTGTCAGGCTGAGTACTCAGGGGATCAGTCCTTTGAAAAACTCATGTTCTTTTGTTCCTCTTTGCCTTCTGATCGATTACATAACCATATTATTCATTAATCTACACAGATACCGATCACCCGCCCGGTATCACCGAAGCTTGGCAGACATAAGAGCTCAACTGCTGAAGCGGGCACCTCAGTTCACAGTCCACGTCAGAACGGCGAACCGACCAATTCACCAAAGGCATTCCAAACTAACTCTGAAAAAGTGACCATTAGTTTGAAGAAGGCAGCTAAAAAGCCTCAAACGAAACTCCATCCGAACGAGTCTAAAACTGGAGGAGCTGCCATCAAGCCAAAGTCAAAGATCAACAAAACCGAAAGACAGCACCCGAAACCCGACATTGCAGAGACTACGAAACAGCAGGAGAACCAGCCAGTTGATCATCCTGAATCAAACGACGGCGGAGAGCTGAACTCTGGGTTGGATCCTCCCAACAATGAGGGAACGACAGCCACAGCCTCTACAGAGATCATGGCAGCTGAAATCGCAGTTGGAGGCTAAATGCACTTACAATTATCACTTCCAATCCAAGACATCATGTTTAGAGGTTCGAAAATTTTTATGTTAAGTATTGTGAATAGAATGTTTCTCAGTTTTCATGTCAACATAAGTATTTGTTCCttccatttgtttttgttttttttttatttatttacaagttcttgttagatatatatatatatatatatatatatatagtgatGTATTAGAATTTTCTGTACAATTTATGCCTTTTATAGATGTTCTTTATTAATTGATTGGATTTATTATGAGAAgggaaaatttttattttctctttttctaattaaaaattgtattaaaaaaaacaacaaaattgaaCATATTGAAggaattaaattcataaagttaatttttaaagtttcatctcatttaatatataagaaattaatattgtaATAGCATATGAACGCGATATTCAACTTGACACACACGAGGCGAAAtagataagataaaaaaaaaaataataagaacttGTTGAATAATTATGTCGTaaatttagagactaaaataaatatttttaaatcgaaaaaaatgaaagaggtcaatattttaagaatttaagaataaaaataaaggtgATGCTACACTTCACCAGCTGTTTTAGGCAACATAAATTAGAGttgacttttaaattaaaaaataaattttttaataaaatgtcaCTCTCTAATTGGACCTTCGTGAATTTGAGCCATTTATATAttactaatatatatttttccttttttgtaacaatctcaatttttctaagaaatttgttttaataattgtttactcttattattattattattatatattattatacatTCATCTCATGGAatgtgaacttttaaaaaaattcagaatTTTTAAGTGAGTAAATTtgcaaaatataaataatattaaagccaatgaatatttctttaaaaaaatatatataaataaaaatttcattagaaagtaattaaattaaccaataaacatttcaccatttttattaaactaaaacctcttattattaatatttatatataaaataataatattttagtctaaaaaaataattttttttattcgcATAATTTAGCCCAAAAAAACCAATTATTGGCggcaaagagaaaaaaaataataattaaaaaaaaaataaaaaaaaggtcaatGTCGAAAACAGCTGTGTTTAGAAAGACAAGGATTCGTAGGCTCTCACGGACCCCAACCGACAACCTAATTCCCTGTCCTTTTTCTCCCTATATTTATTCTctcttaaattatttctttttatataattttttaaaaatataacaacaaataataataataataatttcaattatattttataatctaaGTTGGGTATTTAAAATGAAGAGAAGGCAAAATATTGAGGAagaaagagttttttttttttttttttttttttttttttttttttttttttttttttttNttacaataatattttcaaacatgCATAAATAATGGACAGAAAAATATTaacccaaaaattaaaaatttaaaggaaaaaaaaatatttatattctgTAATTACAGTGTATTTACCTAacaatgtaaaataaaaaaaaataaaaaataaaaaagactcAAATCATCCTCTGCGGATTTTCTCGAGAAAATTTCTGCATTTTCTTGCTCCCCAATCATCTTTCCACTCCACTAAACGCTTTACAAACACCCCCATTTAATAGCTGCATCAAAACCCacaaataaaaactatgtaaaggactaaattataaacttttaaaactatagggactaaattgaaaacGCTTACCATTTACTTTACTCGTCCTTTGGAcgttatttttcttgttttttgagGGTATGAACATTGAtagcttttattttcattggCATGAAGAGAAATGAGAGTCCTGTCCAAAGGCTCCAAGCATACTACATGTAAGTTCCATCAGCTTCCCTGCCATAATTCGTAGAGAAAACAGTGTTATTGACGACTATGATCGAGTCGGGGTAACAGTAAGTCAAACCGATCGACCCTGTTACATTGACTCGGGCGGATTCTTAACCAAAAGTCAAGTAAAGGAGGAGCATTTGTGGGgaaaagaataagaacaatGATATACAGGCTGTTGTAAGCTAATAACAATTGGGTGGTGGGGAAAAAGGAGAATGTGGAGTGTTTCTCAAACTTATTGTGGTATTTGGAGTGTGATGACAAAAACCCAACTAAgcaaaagaattcaaataattgaacTTCATTAACAACAACACAAACTATGTAGATTTCAGCTCAAGATGCCCGACATGATATGTTTTGTCGTGTCGTAGCTACCATAATTTGAACTCATTCATCGAATTATACTGTTTTTCCGATGATCGACACATATCGAAGCAACAAATCTTATTCGACCTACTTATCGACACATATGGAAGAACAAATCGACCTACTTATCGATGCATATCGAAGCAACAAATCTTATTCGACCTACTTAGAACTCAAGAACATGATTGTACAATCTATGAACAAGTTCATCTTAGCATCAAGAATTGAATCAACCCACAAAAATACTTAGCAGAGATTCAATAGCAATTCAATATCATGTCTAAGAAGTGTTCGTCAGTTCTATAATGCATAAGAgaataatgaagaagaaattataCCTCTTCTTGGTTTAGTTGCAACTTTAAGAGCtgaatttgatttcttctctGCAGGTTTGTCCTCCTCCAATGGAAACAGAACACCATCAATGCCCTGCACTGAAATCCGACCATCTGTGTATATGTCGGGGTCGAACAGATATGCAGAGCCTTCACCTTGTCCGAATTTCACTGACCCATCGGCCTCCTGTGCCATGACGGCGTGTGGGAGCCGGAGCGTTTGGTACCGGACTTTCCCGAATCGCCGTACGGCATTGTACATACTTTCCTCTGTTTGGTACTCCGGGATTACATGGTAGTATATGATCTGCTCCGGTGCCCCTGGTTCGCTCAGCTGATCTGTTGTCAGCTTCGCCATGGCTTCGTCGTTTGGAGCGAGGACTGTAAGAACATAGCCTTCTGAGACTAATCTCCCCATCTCTGTAGCCAGAGATGTTAAATTCACTAAAATGTCAGCCATCTCGTTGTAGCCGCCGTAATGTAGCAGCGTTTGGATGAAATCCTTCACCTGCCGCTCACCGTCGAAGTGGTGGTGGGGTCCTCCGGGGCCGGGAGCTGGTGCAGGAGCGAGAGAAGGGCCTGGAGCTAAAGCGTCGTAGATTGGCAAAACGGGTGGCGCTCCGGCGGGGACTGATGGAGCCGGTTTCTTCAACCGGTGGGTACGTGGGTCGACTTCCGGTGCACCTTCCGGCAAAACGGCGGAAATCGACTGCAAATTTCTCCGTCGGTTGAAATCCTCTTGCACAGAACGGGGAATCAGTAGCCGTTCGATTCCGTGGATCACACCATCGGGACGAACAACATCATCAGGACGAACAACCTCGGCAGAATCAACGATTCTCTTACCGGAATCGGAGTTCTTCAAATCCAAATGGGAATCCCCTAATGTCCGATGTCGAATCGGCGAAGAACTGTGTTGAGGCCATTGATTGAACCCAACCCTTTTAGGaacaatgtgagacatcaaaAGGGTTTGAAGGGATTTCAAATTCCGTGGCTCGAGAAGGAATCGCTTAAACTCAGGGTCCAATTCGCGTTCTAAGGCTTCATTTCTGGGCGCAAAAATGGTGAGATTGTGGTTCCCAACGGCGTCCTCTAGGGTTTGGAGCAACAGGGCTTTCTCAACGAGCTCTGCAAGTTCAGTGTAGTGGGAATCAAGAAGGGCGACGAGGATGGAGTTGGAATTGATCGGAGTGGCGGTAGAGGAAGGGGATTTGGGAAGTGGGTCACGGCGGAGGGCGGCGGAGGAGAATggggaaagggaaagaagggagagaaagaggaaaatgagagagacGCCATTGGAGGGAGAATCCATGGCGCTCAGAGAAGAATGGtgaatggaaatggaaatggagaagaaagcGGGAAAATATTAGGAGGGGAAAGCGTCGGTGTCGGTGAGAGAAGGGGAAGTGACAGCGGGGacaaagggagagagagagagagagagtaataatggaggaagagagagaaagaggagagagagagagagagggaaagctgtgaggaagaagaaggacgaagaagaagacttTTTAGGgcaaaaaggagagagaaagaaggagagagagagagagagaacaggCTGGCCTTAAGGACCCACACGGCAGCGACATTGACACTACCTGCTCAGCTtccttttctccttccttcttcctccGGCGCTCAGCTCCACCCACGCCGCGCTGCGCCGGGTACTGCGTCACGtccacattttaaattttttctacattataattataaaaaaaattaagtagtTGATAcccacatttttttaaaaaaaaattagactcgaaatatttattatgaaattttcatttatttatgtactaatttttattttttataaacgctcccaatttcaataatttgaatcatatctaaATATTAGTATAAATTAGAGCTGgttcattaataaattttgattttttacctttaaaaaacatgagagaattttaaattaatgtattttatttaggCTAACAacgaaatttaaatattttcgtgaattaaaaaataataattttatattattgaaaataaaaatataaccaataaagaaaaagaaaataaaagtgggaataaaatattaataaagacGATCTACAAATCAACATTGAATGCATATAAAATCAGATTTATACATAATTAGGAAAATTAATTGtgttattaatttatgtgTAGTTGCTTAATTGTGCATTAATTAGAACAAttattactaaaaataaaattaggagagagagagagagagagagtgagccGAGCGAGCCGACAGAAAAGGCACGTGGGAAGAGCAAGGTGTTAAATTAAAGGCGAACTGTCGGTGACATTACTAGCCTTCATTCCACGCCAACTCCCTCGTGTAATTCACGCTCCTTTCAGCGCGAGTGAAGAGAGGTTCGTCCTTCGACGTCGTTTCGTACcgtaattaatctttttttttttttaaatcaatatttGGTCGTGCGGTGGCGACGTTTCACCCGCCGGGAGGTTAGTTGTCGCCGTCAGCCGTCGGCTTTGGCTCACCTTTTACTTTACTTTCCcaccaatttttattttctttttaaaaaattttcaagttctaattttcattaaatttcaattattatataaataactCTTATaaatctcataattttttaaaaaataaaatatttattttctttaaagttcgatcaattttcaaaaagatatatgttatataatttattccatacacataataatattttatttgctaAATttacgataaaaaaaaaaaaaagagagatttttctacttttttttagatttatataattaatatttgaaaggTTTTAATTTCAACTCATATTCCTTGCTTAGTAAGGTTATGTAAATCTAATAGTGGAATGGTGACATGATGCTTAAAACTTTATTccaataaaagaatatatatatatttttatatattaatgactaatttttcctattattaaaaaaaaaaagagatattAAAGGGTCTAATTAGACTTAATTGTGCATGAAttgattttcattaaattaataagctttctaattacaaaaaatacttttcctaaaattaataagaattttgtattatttttctgttgatttattatattatttaagagGTAATTTTTTCTGTCGGTGatgttaaatatatttggtAGTTGGTGAGGGTGTGGGTGCAGAGAGAACAAATAGGACTTTCAAATAAAAGCAGTTGTCgccaaaataaattaatttaaaacataaatataacaattgaaaattgaaaatcaaaattcaatgaatgaattaaatagaaaaatatatatttttttaaaaataatatcaattaattaataaataaaaggagtAGGGATAAGGAAATGGCTATAGAGGGCATTACTATGGGAAGAAAAACGATGAGAATGATGGAAGTGACCcatataattcattttaaattaaccaaattaattaaaagaaatatctaaaatacataataaatattttgttaattacaattttatcccttaatgtttttttagatGTGTCATATAGGTCTTTAATAAGTcacttaaactttaaaaagaagGGCTAATCAGTCTTCATGGTGTCTAATAACTTTATAAACctaattaaaagttcaatcatatatatatatatatatatatttttacctaaaaaaataataaataaagttaaataatttaataaacacaaaattcaatttatgtttaatagagtcgataattaaaatgtttttgacCATTAACcgtccaaacccaccattaACAATATTGTCAGTTTTCCCTTAAaaggcttctcctcaaggaaAAAGGGCCCTCAAGGttttggctttcccttaaAAGGCTTCTCGTCAAGGAAGAAGTGTCCATCAAGGTTTCAAAAAGCatctactaaagagaggtttccacacctttatatgTAAAGTCTCGTTCCctaccgatgtgggatctcactagggttcaacgtccttactggcacaccgcccagtgtctgactctaataccatttgtaatagttcaagactagcatatattgtcctttgagtttttcttaaaAGGCTTTTACTCAAAGTTtataaaacacgtctactaagaagagattttcacacccttgtaaggaaggttttgttc is part of the Cucurbita pepo subsp. pepo cultivar mu-cu-16 chromosome LG03, ASM280686v2, whole genome shotgun sequence genome and encodes:
- the LOC111791769 gene encoding protein WVD2-like 4, which produces MESENGVNMEDESHAVESPHVDNSAVDLTKESENVDCGQKARTPNEISEPVAETDNLNSSKTKIQVSMTVPKSKNVKTSKELGTAVGSSKNNKLSKEKPTLTSFSQSPRPSRRVLSQSLSFPTRRASTDVMDKSIDKYPVKTVTKRIGEKVINSRTQISEDALMKNSSKNALNRVMTKGVNKNTGEQNPKPEKTTFLPKEDDDVHSTSSGATPRGSRNSCPGFAFRLDERAEKRKKFFLKLEEKIQAKEVEKTNLQAKSKESQQAEIKQLRKSMTFKATPMPSFYKEPLPKAELKKIPITRPVSPKLGRHKSSTAEAGTSVHSPRQNGEPTNSPKAFQTNSEKVTISLKKAAKKPQTKLHPNESKTGGAAIKPKSKINKTERQHPKPDIAETTKQQENQPVDHPESNDGGELNSGLDPPNNEGTTATASTEIMAAEIAVGG
- the LOC111790840 gene encoding fasciclin-like arabinogalactan protein 17, which translates into the protein MDSPSNGVSLIFLFLSLLSLSPFSSAALRRDPLPKSPSSTATPINSNSILVALLDSHYTELAELVEKALLLQTLEDAVGNHNLTIFAPRNEALERELDPEFKRFLLEPRNLKSLQTLLMSHIVPKRVGFNQWPQHSSSPIRHRTLGDSHLDLKNSDSGKRIVDSAEVVRPDDVVRPDGVIHGIERLLIPRSVQEDFNRRRNLQSISAVLPEGAPEVDPRTHRLKKPAPSVPAGAPPVLPIYDALAPGPSLAPAPAPGPGGPHHHFDGERQVKDFIQTLLHYGGYNEMADILVNLTSLATEMGRLVSEGYVLTVLAPNDEAMAKLTTDQLSEPGAPEQIIYYHVIPEYQTEESMYNAVRRFGKVRYQTLRLPHAVMAQEADGSVKFGQGEGSAYLFDPDIYTDGRISVQGIDGVLFPLEEDKPAEKKSNSALKVATKPRRGKLMELTCSMLGAFGQDSHFSSCQ